In Prunus dulcis chromosome 1, ALMONDv2, whole genome shotgun sequence, the following are encoded in one genomic region:
- the LOC117612642 gene encoding uncharacterized protein LOC117612642 isoform X2 encodes MLREVEPDLMDALIQATKDSDESKLQALSGPETLSIDDNEEQEEAEETDYEEEEEGSHIDVATRWFDSLINKDVQGFCQSIQVGRWITMRRNPVLGVNLMGSKMMRRSWVRNPNMRSGHLAKLFNDSSL; translated from the exons ATGCTGCGAGAAGTGGAGCCAGATTTGATGGATGCTTTAATTCAGGCTACAAAAGACAGTGACGAAAGTAAGCTGCAAGCTTTATCTGGTCCAGAGACATTGAGCATTGATGATAATGAGGAGCAAGAAGAAGCGGAAGAAACTGATtatgaggaggaagaagag GGTTCTCATATTGATGTAGCTACCAGATGGTTTGACAGTCTGATCAATAAGGACGTTCAAG GTTTCTGTCAGTCAATACAAGTAGGGAGATGGATCACCATGAGGAGGAATCCCGTGCTGGGGGTGAACCTCATGGGAAGCAAGATGATGAG GAGATCTTGGGTACGAAATCCAAATATGAGAAGCGGTCATTTGGCCAAATTGTTTAACGATTCTTCGCTTTAA
- the LOC117612642 gene encoding uncharacterized protein LOC117612642 isoform X1 — MLREVEPDLMDALIQATKDSDESKLQALSGPETLSIDDNEEQEEAEETDYEEEEEGSHIDVATRWFDSLINKDVQGETEVKFCTDEITVVWKLNKEIWFLSVNTSREMDHHEEESRAGGEPHGKQDDEEILGTKSKYEKRSFGQIV; from the exons ATGCTGCGAGAAGTGGAGCCAGATTTGATGGATGCTTTAATTCAGGCTACAAAAGACAGTGACGAAAGTAAGCTGCAAGCTTTATCTGGTCCAGAGACATTGAGCATTGATGATAATGAGGAGCAAGAAGAAGCGGAAGAAACTGATtatgaggaggaagaagag GGTTCTCATATTGATGTAGCTACCAGATGGTTTGACAGTCTGATCAATAAGGACGTTCAAGGTGAAACTGAAGTGAAATTTTGCACCGATGAGATTACGGTGGTTTGGAagttaaataaagaaatttg GTTTCTGTCAGTCAATACAAGTAGGGAGATGGATCACCATGAGGAGGAATCCCGTGCTGGGGGTGAACCTCATGGGAAGCAAGATGATGAG GAGATCTTGGGTACGAAATCCAAATATGAGAAGCGGTCATTTGGCCAAATTGTTTAA